In one Oryzias latipes chromosome 13, ASM223467v1 genomic region, the following are encoded:
- the LOC105355458 gene encoding WD repeat-containing protein 64-like isoform X1, with the protein MFWRAHASKITSLQIVDSDQVVLTSSTDHTVRLWSAYGECIGTFGQPEIWNIHVSSSWMHPTDPYEVLIDPLSMPNHGTLNGKPRQPKPITRDKTEPDRGELKKTKN; encoded by the exons ATGTTCTGGCGTGCTCACGCCAGCAAAATAACCAG CCTGCAGATTGTTGACAGTGATCAAGTGGTGCTTACCTCATCCACCGACCACACTGTACGCCTTTGGAGTGCATACGGAGAGTGTATCG ggACCTTTGGGCAGCCAGAGATCTGGAACATCCATGTCTCCTCATCCTGGATGCATCCTACTGATCCATATGAAGTTCTGATAGATCCTCTCAGTATGCCAAATCATGGCACGCTGAATGGAAAACCACGTCAACCCAAACCCATCACCCGTGACAAGACTGAGCCTGATAGAGGGGAACTAAAG aaaaccaAGAACTGA
- the LOC105355458 gene encoding WD repeat-containing protein 64-like isoform X2, which produces MFWRAHASKITSLQIVDSDQVVLTSSTDHTVRLWSAYGECIGTFGQPEIWNIHVSSSWMHPTDPYEVLIDPLSMPNHGTLNGKPRQPKPITRDKTEPDRGELKSLR; this is translated from the exons ATGTTCTGGCGTGCTCACGCCAGCAAAATAACCAG CCTGCAGATTGTTGACAGTGATCAAGTGGTGCTTACCTCATCCACCGACCACACTGTACGCCTTTGGAGTGCATACGGAGAGTGTATCG ggACCTTTGGGCAGCCAGAGATCTGGAACATCCATGTCTCCTCATCCTGGATGCATCCTACTGATCCATATGAAGTTCTGATAGATCCTCTCAGTATGCCAAATCATGGCACGCTGAATGGAAAACCACGTCAACCCAAACCCATCACCCGTGACAAGACTGAGCCTGATAGAGGGGAACTAAAG AGTCTGAGATGA
- the LOC105355389 gene encoding WD repeat-containing protein on Y chromosome-like: MLVTGGMDRLIRLWHPHFPGKPTGILKGHSAPIFFLWISSEDSQIVSVSVDCTVKIWHIQDECCLFTGESKASSIYGEISACHYSPAMKSLYIAADSIAVLKLKPRSFFVSLSSTFSPLFK; this comes from the exons ATGCTGGTGACTGGAGGCATGGACAGACTCATACGTCTGTGGCACCCACACTTTCCTGG gaaaCCTACCGGCATTTTGAAAGGTCACTCAGCTCCCATCTTCTTCCTTTGGATCTCCTCAGAGGACAGTCAGATTGTCTCTGTCTCTGTAGACTGCACTGTGAAA ATTTGGCACATTCAGGATGAGTGCTGCCTTTTCACAGGAGAATCTAAGGCCAGCAGCATTTATGGAGAAATATCTGCATGCCACTATTCCCCTGCCATGAAATCTCTGTACATTGCTGCAGACAGCATAGCTGTGCTCAAGCTGAAGCCcaggtctttttttgtttctctcagTTCAACTTTTAGCCCCCTGTTCAAGTAG